The following coding sequences are from one Triplophysa dalaica isolate WHDGS20190420 chromosome 12, ASM1584641v1, whole genome shotgun sequence window:
- the slc4a7 gene encoding sodium bicarbonate cotransporter 3 isoform X2 produces the protein MEEDSGEQMKPLLTTGNDEEAVVDHGKTSSTINTNFEKEELESHRAVYVGVHVPLGREGRRRHRHRGHRHHRKRKDRGSDREDGRESPSNDTPSQRVQFILGTEDDDEEHIPHDLFTELDELSFREGHVYEWKETARWLKFEEDVEDGGERWSKPYVATLSLHSLFELRSCILNGTVMLDMRANTIEEIADMVLDNMVGSGQLDEDLRENVREAMLKRHHHQNEKKLSNRIPLVRSFADIGKKHSDPHLLERNGHLASPQSAPGNLENSKPSEHRMNGASGSRENSTVDFSKVDMNFMKKIPAGAEASNVLVGEVDFLECPIIAFIRLSPAVLLTGLTEVPVATRFLFLLLGPFGKGPQYHEIGRSIATLMTDEIFHDVAYKAKDRNDLLSGIDEFLDQVTVLPPGEWDPTIRIEPPKSVPSQEKRKIPSTPNGSAPLSESIKEEDHNTGPELQRTGRIFGGLILDLKRKAPFYWSDVRDAFSLQCLASILFLYCACMSPVITFGGLLGEATKNNISAIESLFGASMTGVAYSLFAGQPLTILGSTGPVLVFEKILFKFCSEFGLSYLPLRTSIGLWTALLCILLVATDASSLVCYITRFTEEAFAALICIIFIYEALEKLFQLGEMFPFNMHDNLDNLTFYTCQCSPPANITQNMIQSWNQSRFTPDNITWSELDVPTCKELYGQFVGPACGHSGPYIPDVLFWSVILFFTTFFLSSFLKQFKTKRYFPTKVRSSISDFAVFLTIMIMVLVDYLVGVPSPKLHVPDRFEPTSNKRGWLISPLGDNPPWTLLAAAIPALLCTILIFMDQQITAVIINRKEHKLKKGCGYHLDLLVVAVMLGVCSIMGLPWFVAATVLSISHVNSLKVESECSAPGEQPKFLGIREQRVTGLMIFVLMGLSVFMTSILKFIPMPVLYGVFLYMGVSSLKGIQFFDRIKLFSMPAKHQPDLIYLRYVPLWKVHIFTLVQLTCLVLLWVIKASAAAVVFPMMVLALVFIRKLLDFCFTKRELSWLDDLIPESKKKKEDDKKKKAKEEAQFMMEDVGIEIPCDGGNYLGDPVKAIKISSDPSVVNISDEMDKTAMWKAVSSAKVLKPSISCKEKTACIRINLEDDLGKKCVDTETSL, from the exons GGCAATGATGAAGAAGCTGTTGTTGATCATGGGAAAACCAGCTCCACCATCAACACAAACTTTGAAAAAGAGGAACTTGAAA GTCACAGGGCAGTGTACGTTGGCGTTCATGTACCTCTAGGAAGAGAAGGCAGACGTAGACACCGTCACCGTGGTCATCGGCACCATCGGAAAAGAAAGGACAGAGGGTCAGATAGAGAAGACGGCAGAGAATCTCCATCAAACG ACACCCCCTCACAGAGGGTCCAGTTTATTCTGGGCACtgaggatgatgatgaagagCACATCCCTCACGACCTCTTCACAGAGTTAGACGAGCTGTCCTTCCGTGAAGGACATGTGTACGAGTGGAAAGAAACGGCTAG GTGGTTGAAGTTCGAGGAGGACGTGGAGGACGGAGGTGAACGCTGGAGCAAACCCTACGTCGCCACGCTTTCCCTGCACAGTTTATTTGAATTAAGAAGCTGCATTCTCAATGGCACAGTCATGCTGGACATGAGAGCCAACACCATCGAGGAGATAGCAG ATATGGTTCTAGACAACATGGTGGGTTCAGGGCAGCTGGACGAGGATTTGAGGGAGAACGTGCGGGAAGCCATGCTGAAGCGACACCACCACCAGAACGAGAAGAAACTGAGCAATCGCATCCCGCTCGTGCGCTCCTTCGCCGACATAGGCAAGAAACACTCAGACCCGCACTTGCTTGAGAGGAATG GCCACCTCGCGTCCCCCCAGTCGGCCCCGGGGAACCTGGAAAACAGCAAACCCAGTGAGCACCGTATGAATGGTGCGAGCGGCAGCAGAGAAAACAGCACTGTTGACTTCAGCAAG GTGGACATGaattttatgaagaaaattCCTGCGGGCGCGGAGGCTTCAAATGTTTTGGTGGGGGAAGTTGATTTTCTGGAGTGTCCCATCATCGCCTTTATTCGCCTCTCACCTGCTGTTCTCCTCACTGGACTGACGGAAGTGCCGGTTGCTACAAG GTTCCTCTTTTTGCTGCTGGGACCTTTCGGGAAAGGGCCCCAGTACCACGAGATTGGCAGGTCGATAGCTACTTTAATGACTGATGAG ATATTTCATGATGTTGCATACAAAGCCAAAGATAGGAATGACTTGCTGTCCGGCATAGACGAGTTCTTGGACCAGGTGACCGTGCTGCCCCCAGGAGAGTGGGACCCCACGATACGAATCGAGCCACCAAAGAGCGTTCCATCTCAG gaGAAAAGAAAGATCCCTTCTACGCCGAATGGGTCTGCTCCGCTCTCGGAGTCCATCAAAGAGGAAGACCACAACACTGGACCTGAACTTCAGAGGACAGGACG GATATTTGGGGGTCTGATACTAGACTTAAAACGGAAAGCTCCGTTTTATTGGAGCGACGTGCGAGATGCTTTCAGCCTGCAGTGCTTGGCCTCTATTCTGTTCCTCTATTGTGCCTGCATGTCTCCTGTCATCACCTTTGGAGGCCTTCTGGGGGAAGCTACCAAAAACAACATA AGTGCCATTGAGTCTCTGTTTGGGGCTTCTATGACCGGTGTGGCCTATTCGCTGTTTGCCGGGCAGCCATTGACGATACTGGGCAGCACAGGGCCTGTTTTGGTGTTCGAGAAGATTCTGTTCAAGTTCTGCAG TGAATTCGGTCTTTCCTACCTCCCTCTGCGCACTAGCATCGGGCTGTGGACAGCTTTATTGTGCATTTTGCTCGTTGCCACAGACGCCAGCTCTCTGGTGTGCTACATCACTCGATTCACAGAGGAGGCCTTTGCTGCTCTTATCTGCATCATATTCATCTACGAAGCCTTGGAGAAACTCTTTCAGCTGGGAGAGATGTTCCCTTTCAACATGCATGACAATTTAGACAATCTCACCTTCTACAC gtGTCAGTGTTCACCACCAGCTAATATCACACAGAACATGATCCAGTCATGGAATCAGTCGCGTTTTACTCCCGATAACATTACATGGAGTGAGCTAGACGTGCCG ACATGCAAGGAGCTCTATGGCCAGTTTGTTGGTCCTGCTTGCGGACACAGCGGACCGTATATCCCTGACGTGTTGTTCTGGTCTGTCATCCTCTTCTTTACCACCTTCTTCCTGTCATCCTTCCTCAAGCAGTTTAAGACCAAGCGCTATTTTCCCACTAAG GTCCGCTCTTCCATCAGTGACTTTGCAGTTTTTCTCACCATCATGATCATGGTCTTGGTTGATTATTTGGTGGGCGTCCCGTCTCCTAAATTACATGTCCCGGACAGGTTTGAG CCCACCTCTAACAAGCGAGGCTGGCTGATCTCACCCCTGGGCGACAACCCCCCATGGACGTTGCTGGCGGCAGCCATTCCTGCCCTCTTATGCACCATTCTGATCTTCATGGATCAACAGATCACCGCCGTGATCATCAACCGTAAAGAACACAAACTCAAG AAAGGCTGCGGGTATCACCTGGACCTTCTGGTGGTGGCGGTGATGCTCGGCGTGTGTTCTATTATGGGCTTGCCCTGGTTCGTCGCCGCCACCGTCCTCTCCATCTCTCACGTCAACAGCCTGAAGGTGGAGTCGGAATGCTCGGCCCCAGGAGAGCAGCCCAAATTCCTGGGTATCCGTGAGCAGAGGGTCACCGGACTGATGATCTTTGTACTTATGGGTTTATCTGTCTTCATGACATCCATTCTAAAg TTTATACCGATGCCTGTGTTGTATGGTGTGTTCCTCTATATGGGAGTCTCCTCTCTCAAAGGCATACAG TTTTTTGACCGGATTAAGCTGTTTAGCATGCCGGCGAAGCACCAGCCAGATCTGATCTACCTGAGATACGTGCCGTTGTGGAAGGTTCACATTTTCACTTTAGTCCAACTCACCTGTCTGGTGCTCCTGTGGGTCATCAAAGCTTCTGCGGCTGCCGTGGTCTTCCCAATGATG GTTCTGGCTCTGGTGTTCATACGGAAGCTTCTAGACTTCTGCTTTACGAAGAGGGAGCTCAGCTGGCTGGATGATCTCATACCTGAAAGCAAGAAGAAAAAGGAagatgacaaaaagaaaaaggcTAAGGAG
- the slc4a7 gene encoding sodium bicarbonate cotransporter 3 isoform X1 has translation MEEDSGEQMKPLLTTGNDEEAVVDHGKTSSTINTNFEKEELESHRAVYVGVHVPLGREGRRRHRHRGHRHHRKRKDRGSDREDGRESPSNDTPSQRVQFILGTEDDDEEHIPHDLFTELDELSFREGHVYEWKETARWLKFEEDVEDGGERWSKPYVATLSLHSLFELRSCILNGTVMLDMRANTIEEIADMVLDNMVGSGQLDEDLRENVREAMLKRHHHQNEKKLSNRIPLVRSFADIGEGLSASRLSLLLRSSSISTPLNSRRPSRDSRGSRSSIILNHLLPSANSTPSASPNVTPHNTPPTPRRAPSPPRFPGPSLQVPELLVVRGERADIPKVMVFPPDEEEPWLSASQEEQVVPEPARLAQLLPPPQSGHLASPQSAPGNLENSKPSEHRMNGASGSRENSTVDFSKVDMNFMKKIPAGAEASNVLVGEVDFLECPIIAFIRLSPAVLLTGLTEVPVATRFLFLLLGPFGKGPQYHEIGRSIATLMTDEIFHDVAYKAKDRNDLLSGIDEFLDQVTVLPPGEWDPTIRIEPPKSVPSQEKRKIPSTPNGSAPLSESIKEEDHNTGPELQRTGRIFGGLILDLKRKAPFYWSDVRDAFSLQCLASILFLYCACMSPVITFGGLLGEATKNNISAIESLFGASMTGVAYSLFAGQPLTILGSTGPVLVFEKILFKFCSEFGLSYLPLRTSIGLWTALLCILLVATDASSLVCYITRFTEEAFAALICIIFIYEALEKLFQLGEMFPFNMHDNLDNLTFYTCQCSPPANITQNMIQSWNQSRFTPDNITWSELDVPTCKELYGQFVGPACGHSGPYIPDVLFWSVILFFTTFFLSSFLKQFKTKRYFPTKVRSSISDFAVFLTIMIMVLVDYLVGVPSPKLHVPDRFEPTSNKRGWLISPLGDNPPWTLLAAAIPALLCTILIFMDQQITAVIINRKEHKLKKGCGYHLDLLVVAVMLGVCSIMGLPWFVAATVLSISHVNSLKVESECSAPGEQPKFLGIREQRVTGLMIFVLMGLSVFMTSILKFIPMPVLYGVFLYMGVSSLKGIQFFDRIKLFSMPAKHQPDLIYLRYVPLWKVHIFTLVQLTCLVLLWVIKASAAAVVFPMMVLALVFIRKLLDFCFTKRELSWLDDLIPESKKKKEDDKKKKAKEEAQFMMEDVGIEIPCDGGNYLGDPVKAIKISSDPSVVNISDEMDKTAMWKAVSSAKVLKPSISCKEKTACIRINLEDDLGKKCVDTETSL, from the exons GGCAATGATGAAGAAGCTGTTGTTGATCATGGGAAAACCAGCTCCACCATCAACACAAACTTTGAAAAAGAGGAACTTGAAA GTCACAGGGCAGTGTACGTTGGCGTTCATGTACCTCTAGGAAGAGAAGGCAGACGTAGACACCGTCACCGTGGTCATCGGCACCATCGGAAAAGAAAGGACAGAGGGTCAGATAGAGAAGACGGCAGAGAATCTCCATCAAACG ACACCCCCTCACAGAGGGTCCAGTTTATTCTGGGCACtgaggatgatgatgaagagCACATCCCTCACGACCTCTTCACAGAGTTAGACGAGCTGTCCTTCCGTGAAGGACATGTGTACGAGTGGAAAGAAACGGCTAG GTGGTTGAAGTTCGAGGAGGACGTGGAGGACGGAGGTGAACGCTGGAGCAAACCCTACGTCGCCACGCTTTCCCTGCACAGTTTATTTGAATTAAGAAGCTGCATTCTCAATGGCACAGTCATGCTGGACATGAGAGCCAACACCATCGAGGAGATAGCAG ATATGGTTCTAGACAACATGGTGGGTTCAGGGCAGCTGGACGAGGATTTGAGGGAGAACGTGCGGGAAGCCATGCTGAAGCGACACCACCACCAGAACGAGAAGAAACTGAGCAATCGCATCCCGCTCGTGCGCTCCTTCGCCGACATAG GTGAGGGTCTCTCCGCCTCCCgtctgtctctcctcctccGCAGCTCCTCCATTTCCACTCCCCTCAACTCGCGCCGTCCCTCCAGAGACTCCCGCGGTTCCCGCTCCTCCATCATCCTCAACCACCTCCTCCCCAGTGCCAACTCCACCCCCTCCGCCTCCCCTAATGTCACCCCTCACAACACGCCCCCCACCCCCCGCAGAGCTCCATCTCCTCCCCGCTTTCCAGGACCCTCCCTGCAGGTGCCCGAGCTGCTCGTGGTGCGGGGAGAGAGAGCGGACATTCCGAAGGTCATGGTGTTCCCGCCCGACGAGGAGGAACCGTGGTTGTCTGCCAGTCAGGAGGAGCAGGTGGTGCCCGAGCCTGCCAGACTGGCACAGCTCCTGCCTCCACCTCAGTCAG GCCACCTCGCGTCCCCCCAGTCGGCCCCGGGGAACCTGGAAAACAGCAAACCCAGTGAGCACCGTATGAATGGTGCGAGCGGCAGCAGAGAAAACAGCACTGTTGACTTCAGCAAG GTGGACATGaattttatgaagaaaattCCTGCGGGCGCGGAGGCTTCAAATGTTTTGGTGGGGGAAGTTGATTTTCTGGAGTGTCCCATCATCGCCTTTATTCGCCTCTCACCTGCTGTTCTCCTCACTGGACTGACGGAAGTGCCGGTTGCTACAAG GTTCCTCTTTTTGCTGCTGGGACCTTTCGGGAAAGGGCCCCAGTACCACGAGATTGGCAGGTCGATAGCTACTTTAATGACTGATGAG ATATTTCATGATGTTGCATACAAAGCCAAAGATAGGAATGACTTGCTGTCCGGCATAGACGAGTTCTTGGACCAGGTGACCGTGCTGCCCCCAGGAGAGTGGGACCCCACGATACGAATCGAGCCACCAAAGAGCGTTCCATCTCAG gaGAAAAGAAAGATCCCTTCTACGCCGAATGGGTCTGCTCCGCTCTCGGAGTCCATCAAAGAGGAAGACCACAACACTGGACCTGAACTTCAGAGGACAGGACG GATATTTGGGGGTCTGATACTAGACTTAAAACGGAAAGCTCCGTTTTATTGGAGCGACGTGCGAGATGCTTTCAGCCTGCAGTGCTTGGCCTCTATTCTGTTCCTCTATTGTGCCTGCATGTCTCCTGTCATCACCTTTGGAGGCCTTCTGGGGGAAGCTACCAAAAACAACATA AGTGCCATTGAGTCTCTGTTTGGGGCTTCTATGACCGGTGTGGCCTATTCGCTGTTTGCCGGGCAGCCATTGACGATACTGGGCAGCACAGGGCCTGTTTTGGTGTTCGAGAAGATTCTGTTCAAGTTCTGCAG TGAATTCGGTCTTTCCTACCTCCCTCTGCGCACTAGCATCGGGCTGTGGACAGCTTTATTGTGCATTTTGCTCGTTGCCACAGACGCCAGCTCTCTGGTGTGCTACATCACTCGATTCACAGAGGAGGCCTTTGCTGCTCTTATCTGCATCATATTCATCTACGAAGCCTTGGAGAAACTCTTTCAGCTGGGAGAGATGTTCCCTTTCAACATGCATGACAATTTAGACAATCTCACCTTCTACAC gtGTCAGTGTTCACCACCAGCTAATATCACACAGAACATGATCCAGTCATGGAATCAGTCGCGTTTTACTCCCGATAACATTACATGGAGTGAGCTAGACGTGCCG ACATGCAAGGAGCTCTATGGCCAGTTTGTTGGTCCTGCTTGCGGACACAGCGGACCGTATATCCCTGACGTGTTGTTCTGGTCTGTCATCCTCTTCTTTACCACCTTCTTCCTGTCATCCTTCCTCAAGCAGTTTAAGACCAAGCGCTATTTTCCCACTAAG GTCCGCTCTTCCATCAGTGACTTTGCAGTTTTTCTCACCATCATGATCATGGTCTTGGTTGATTATTTGGTGGGCGTCCCGTCTCCTAAATTACATGTCCCGGACAGGTTTGAG CCCACCTCTAACAAGCGAGGCTGGCTGATCTCACCCCTGGGCGACAACCCCCCATGGACGTTGCTGGCGGCAGCCATTCCTGCCCTCTTATGCACCATTCTGATCTTCATGGATCAACAGATCACCGCCGTGATCATCAACCGTAAAGAACACAAACTCAAG AAAGGCTGCGGGTATCACCTGGACCTTCTGGTGGTGGCGGTGATGCTCGGCGTGTGTTCTATTATGGGCTTGCCCTGGTTCGTCGCCGCCACCGTCCTCTCCATCTCTCACGTCAACAGCCTGAAGGTGGAGTCGGAATGCTCGGCCCCAGGAGAGCAGCCCAAATTCCTGGGTATCCGTGAGCAGAGGGTCACCGGACTGATGATCTTTGTACTTATGGGTTTATCTGTCTTCATGACATCCATTCTAAAg TTTATACCGATGCCTGTGTTGTATGGTGTGTTCCTCTATATGGGAGTCTCCTCTCTCAAAGGCATACAG TTTTTTGACCGGATTAAGCTGTTTAGCATGCCGGCGAAGCACCAGCCAGATCTGATCTACCTGAGATACGTGCCGTTGTGGAAGGTTCACATTTTCACTTTAGTCCAACTCACCTGTCTGGTGCTCCTGTGGGTCATCAAAGCTTCTGCGGCTGCCGTGGTCTTCCCAATGATG GTTCTGGCTCTGGTGTTCATACGGAAGCTTCTAGACTTCTGCTTTACGAAGAGGGAGCTCAGCTGGCTGGATGATCTCATACCTGAAAGCAAGAAGAAAAAGGAagatgacaaaaagaaaaaggcTAAGGAG